The DNA region AACACATTCAAGTGCCTCGGTATACCGGTCTAATTTAATGAAAATGTCTAGCTTGTTATTCCAAGCGTTGCTGTCCTTCGGATTGATCTCTAAAGCATTGTTATAGCATTCAACGGCTTCATTATACTTTTCCAGTTTTTTGAGAGCCTTTGCCTTGTCAAGCCATGCGCCAATATAATTTGGTGCTATCTCTAACACGCTGTCATAACACATTATTGCTTCGTTATAGCGTCCGATCTCCAGAAGTAGGCTCCCCCGGTTCTGAAAAACCCTGGCGTCTAATGGCTCTTCTTTTAGAGCCTCATCGAAGCACCTTAAGGCTTCTGCGTACTCCTTTCTCGTCCAATGTTCATTTCCCCTGATAAGCCAAGCATTCGACTTTAGTACTATATTACCAACTCTTGTCTTAACTGCATGACCGGACTTAGCGTATTCCGTCTTTTCAAAAACAGTCACCCTCATATCTGGGTTCTCTAACATTAATCTTATAAGAACCGTTTTACTAACCTTATAGCCCTTTATTGCGAATTCGGGTATTCTTTTATGCATATTAAAAACATGCTGGGTTTTAACACCAAATAGTGCAGGAACTCCACTTTCAGTAAATCTTGTGGGGCTTTCGGCTATCGTGTAACACTCTGGAATCAACTTTATTTCCTCAAAAACACGTTG from bacterium includes:
- a CDS encoding tetratricopeptide repeat protein produces the protein MKNDPFYEYRKTKILPEKYQIGMNCFLDTIDDENLGQRVFEEIKLIPECYTIAESPTRFTESGVPALFGVKTQHVFNMHKRIPEFAIKGYKVSKTVLIRLMLENPDMRVTVFEKTEYAKSGHAVKTRVGNIVLKSNAWLIRGNEHWTRKEYAEALRCFDEALKEEPLDARVFQNRGSLLLEIGRYNEAIMCYDSVLEIAPNYIGAWLDKAKALKKLEKYNEAVECYNNALEINPKDSNAWNNKLDIFIKLDRYTEALECVNSAIEVTPQDAELWVNKGGILAQLGKFAEAIECCDRAIDIDPKNSAAWNNKAIFLIGLEKTTEALRCANKAIDLDPKIAAFWKDSGLIKRNRGMNIRGLISRLLSRV